CGCTGTTCTTCCCTACCTCAACCATCATTACTAGCATCATTATGTTCTTGACGCTGCCGGCTGCCGCGCTCCCGCTGCCGTACGTGATTGCCGCGCTCGGTAATGgcttctgcgctgcctctCAAATTCTGGTAGCGCGCACGATCTTCGCAAAGGACCCTGCGAAGCACTACCACTTCTGCTTCAGTGCCACCATGGTCGCTAGCGTGCTGCTTAACCGTTTCCTGTACGGCGAGTGGTACACGGTGCAGGCGGAGAAGCagggcagcaggcgctgtTTCGGCAAGCACTGCGTAatgatgccgctgctcgtgaTGCTCGGGCTCGCGACGAGCGCCTTCATAACAGACGTAATAGTGCACTTGCGCTACCGCTCGTACTGCCGGCGTGTCCTGGTGGAGCGCGCTCGTCTGCACAGCGAGGTCGCCGATGTTGAAAAACAGagggctgcggtggctgaggaggtggtgtgTGAATCGGATGTGGCCCTTGATACCGAGAACAAACCCCGCGGCGCTTAGCAGAGAAGACCACTGACGGGCTGTAGTGGGCGTAGCGACAGGAGCCTTCACATACACATTTACACATGTACCCACGCGTGTTTCTCGCACTCCAAGACTCTTGCCCagcttcctccctttttgttttcgtgtGCTTCTCCACTCTCCTGAGTGTCTGCCCATCGTGCACACGGCTGAGAAATGCACTTcgtctcttttgttttcggGTTTCTCTCGGCTCCTTCTTTGCCCTTTcagttgtgtgtgcgtgtgtgtgtgtgtgtgtgtgtgtgtctccgctTCATATTTGTGTATTCGTAGTGTTGTGCGTTGGTGCTCATGTTTTTATTGccgctttgctctctctcacacacacacacacgtttgCGTGCGAGGGTTTCAGCTCTTTGCTGCTTTCTTGGCCAGGacatgtatgtatgtatatgtatacGTATGTACTTATCCGCATCGTTCCCTTTGCTCTACAGGTTAGTCAGTTGCTTCGAATCTCACGACTGTTTTCTGACTCCCTCCGCTTTCCCATgattttcccttttcccatcgctctctctctctctctggtggGGATGAGTTCGTGTGTATATATTTCTTCTCATCTTTTTTTCCAAGCCCTGCGTCTTCCGTCTTGTGGGCAGAATCCTCTCCACCCACATACTCCGTGAGGTAGGAGTGGCCGAGTAAGTGTGAGTGGATGTGCGGTCACAAGTGACGAGGCGCGCTGACTCTGTGTTCGCTTTCGAGTACGGTtgcttctgtttttctttaTTGCTCTTGCACTCAttctctcgctgcctcgATTCTTCTCGCGCGAATTTTCACTGTTTTCCCCTcatatatgtatatatatatataggtTTGCTACCGTGCGTTCCTCATTCTCTTCGCTCCCAAGCATCAAGCGGGACCACATCACTGGACTACGTGATCACAGGAGTAAGAGAGACGTAGTCGATCTTCGTCTTTGTGCTGATCCGGCAGCCCGtctgttttctttctttttttttctctcttggaGCACTATTGTTTCTTTTCTCGTCCTCGTGTGGTCGTTACCGGCGTCGCTTCCATGCTGTCTGCGCGCAACTCAATATCACCGTACGAGCGGGCGTGAGCAGGTGTGCCAGGATGTTTTTGCTTGTTGCGCTATGTTTTTAATTAGCGGCTATCAGAGTTCTTTAGTGCTGGCGCGGATGGGGCATGTTTCCCTTCTCGCTATTGTGCACAGTGTTTCGCGtggccttttctctcttcgtgtaAGCTTTTGCCGTtgcttcgcttctcttcattTGTGTCTTTCCTTAAACTGCACGAGCCACATATGACTCCCAGTGGTGAACTCGCGTTTGTTTTCCATACGCGTCGGTGGCGCCTCCGGGCATTCTGTACGGACGTGGGATTGCACGTGCTGTGGGTGAGGCAAGAGCGCATGCTCGGCAAGTTTGGGTGCCCCTGCCTTGCTGAGTCCTCGGCTTTAATTGTTTtagtttttcttttttcttttttgctcGTCTCCTCAACATAGTCCCGTAGATCCTGAAGAAGCAACGGAAGCCATCGAAGAACAAAGCCACCGCATCATTATAAAGGGAGTCCCGGTTGAACCATAATCATAGCAGACGCCTCGCCAAGTTGAACTCAGGCAAACCCACACCATTGAGCAACAGAAAACGCGTTGtgcaaaggaggaggagggggggagtgaagGCAACGAAAGATTGGTgcaactctctctctctctctcccattcACActcatctccctctccaccctttTCACATCGCCCTAAATACCCCTGCACTTGGCAACTAAGAAGCCAAAAAactcctcccttctctatTTTGTCTTATCTCATACCGTAGCGTCGTTTCCTTTATGAGGCTTTAATTTTGCTtattctcctccctttttcctcgGAGCTCCGGCTTGTGCTGGCGACGTGGTGCCTCTCTGCCCGCACAccagcgtgcgtgtgcttctggACAGAATGAGCATCTCGAGGATCATGAAGATGCGACGCTGGGAAAAGAATGAAAGGAGGCTCTGTGTTTTGGAGGCACAGCAAATGATGCGACAGACCAAAGTAAGTATTATAACTGTAAACCGAGAAGTAAGGGGTATAGTATGCGAGCACGCTCTTAGTTCACCCTTTAAATATCTTCCCTCCATATCCCTATCCTCGCACCTACGCGTTATCGTTTGCTTTATTCTCTTCGCGAGTGACCCAGGGGTGGCCGGATTCCGCCTCGCGCCCGCCCGGCATGCACCCGGAACACCCCCGTTACCCGCACTGCTGACGCCACAGCCTCCGCTCCCGAGCAGGACACTGGACACGACCGACTTGGATCGAGGCGTGCAGACCGGTCAACTCCGTCCGGCACCGATCGCACAACACCCATCCGAGGacggggcgggggcgggggggggggtggcaggAAGAGCCCGTTAGGCGCATGGGCCGACTCGACGGCGTGTGGAGCGCCTGAGACGGGCGGGATCTAgcggcagtgcggcagtGACGCGGGTGAGGCgtggctgtgtgcgtgcggttGCGGACTTGTCCGTGACCCAGTGACCGACTAACAGAAGAAGCCTGGCACAGGCTGAGCCATTGACTCCCACATCATCATGCACTGACGCGGCTGCTGAGCTTGCTTTCTGTGAAGTGTGAGACAAGGGTCGCTTTCCTGGCGTTTGAACTCGTGGTGGCCATCACTCGCCCTTCAccctgtgtgtgtcgccACCCGCACTTGCGATGCCTGGGGCCCGTGTGGGCGCATCGTGCGCGGCCTCCCCTTCGCTGACGCCACCGCATctcggcctctctctcgcggACGCGGACGTGCTACCGTAGCGAGAGCAGGCGAGAGGTCGCTGTGAGGGGAGACCAAGGGCGGCGCAAGGCAGAGCGTTACGGAGCAAGCACGAGGAAGATGGATCGACGTACTGCGGGAGCTGCAGTCGCAAGTCCCCCGCCTTCTTCCGCTCGTCTTTCTGCCAGGTTCCGTGGCCGCTACGCGGGCCGCGCGGCCTCCTGTgggggtgtgctgctgcgctggcaccACGCTGTCACGTGTGCACTCCTTGCCCTCCCCGTGTGCCTCACTGAGCATTGCATCTCATCTtattcttcttcctctctctcgctttgatGTCCTCCGCGCATATGCGTCTTTCTGCGCGCAGCCGCCCCCTCCACAACCCGTTTCCTTCAaggagccgccgccgtgccaCTTGCAAGCTGGCCTCACCGCCCCCTCGATTCTTTCGCTTTGGCAGTGTCCATCGTTGGCGAGTAGCACCCTTATcatttctctcgcttctccgtCTTCTTCCGCCCCCGTTccagtctctctctgcgccttcGGCATGGGTGTCTAGTCTTCATCAGGTCACAGCCTCGCTCACCGTCACTGTTGGGCTCgacccttctctcccctttccgcCTCTCCGAGCTCGTGTCCCAGCGCTGCATCTTCGGACTCCCCCTTTTGCGATTACCGTAGTAGCGGGGATTACTCTGTGGTGTTGTCCGCCGCGCACGCTCGCACCCGCAGGCGATATGCAGACCAACGAGAAGGTTGAAATTATCCGCCTCGCGACGGGGCCGCAGGAGCCCATCAACGAGTACAGGCGGTTTGCGATCCTGGTGCTGGGCTCCTTCGGCTGCATCGTGTGCTCCTTCAGCTATGCGTGGAATCTCATCTCCGGCacgatgcagcagcggtacgaCCTCACGCAACGCGACCTGAGCACAGTCGTGACCGTGGGCCTCGTGGTGCAGTACTGCGTTCTGCCCTACGCCTTCCTGTACGACTACTTGGGCCCCCTCCCTATTAGCATCCTCAGCACCGTGTACTTCGCCCtcggcacgctgctgcttgcgctgtGCTTCATGGACAAGGTCGAGGGCAGCGtggtgcgtctctgtgtgttcaACGCGATGATGGCGACTGGGTGCGCCCTTCTTGATCTTACCTCGTGCATCACCGTCCTGTCTCACTTTCCGACGAACCGCGGCCCCGtaacggcgctgctgaagacgtTTACCGGTCTTGGCTCCGCGATTGTCGCGTGTCTCTACACCGGCTACTTCGACTCCAACGCAGAGAAGCATTTCTTCTTCCTGTTTTCGATGGGCATTGTTGTCGGCATTTTGTGCATCGCGTTCATACGCCTGCCCCCCTACCACCTGACGCAGTACGAGGAGCGGAGTCTGCCTGAtgaggtgaaggagcgccGCCTGGCGACGAAGGCACAGTACCTGCGTCAggaggcaccgctgcgccgcttcgtGCTGGGGTTCATCATCCTGGTTGTGCTCATCATCTTCGTGCCGACGCAGAGTGCGCTGGTGAGCTACCTAAAGCTGGGTAAAGCGCCGAAGGTCGCGTTTGCGATAGTGACGACCGTTTTGACGCTTCTCTACTTACTGGTCGCGGCCCCTCTGCCGTTCCTGAACAGCAGCCACATCCCGATCTTCAACCGGGCATACTCGAAGCGCGACGCGCGCGGCGATGCCGACAGCAGGGACTCCACCGAGCCGCTGGGACTTGAGGAGGCGCAGATACGCAAGTACCACGCGCCGGGtgaggggcagcagcgcggtaACAACGCGAAGGGTCTGCCCTACGACGCGGCTGCCGTTGCGGAGACACTGGATGATGAGCGCGGTGCAGTGGCCTCGGCGGAGCTGGAGACGGAGATTGACTACCTTGCGCCGCAGTATCAGGGAAGCTTCATCCACAACCTGACGACGCTGGAAATCTGGGCTCTGTGGTGGACTATGTTCACCGTGGTTGGCGCCGAGTTTGTGATCATTTTCAACGCGCGCTTCATCTTGGTCGCCCTTCAGAGCGCGCCGGTGAGCGAGTCGCTGTCTACCATGCTGACAGTGCTGAACGGCGTGGGCAGCGCTGTGGGCCGCCTGATGATGTCTTTCTTCGAGGTGTGGTCTCAGAAGCGCAAGGCGGAGGACCGCGTGCCGATCACGATTGCGCTGTTCTTCCCCACAAGCTCTATCATCATCAGTATCATGCTATTCCTCGTGCTGCCGGCAGCCGCGCTCCCGCTGCCGTACATTGTCGCTGCCCTTGGCAACGGGTTCCTCGCTGGTGTGGCGATTTTGGTGACGCGCACGATCTTCGCAAAGGACCCTGCGAAGCACTACCACTTCTGCTTCACTGCGTCGATGCTAGCGTCGCTGGTGTTCAACCGTTTCCTGTACGGCGAGTGGTACACGGTGCAGGCCGATAAGCAGGCGCGCGCGGATAAGATGTGCTACGGCAAGAAGTGCGTAATGATGCcgatgctggtgctgctcggtCTTGCGTGCAGTGCCTTCATCACTGACGTGGTTCTGCACTTGCGCTACCGCTCGTACTGCCAGAAGGCGCTGTCAGAGCGCGCGCGTCTgcgtgaggaggcggaggcctCCCGAAAGGTTGAGGAGTTTGAGAACGCGGCGGACGACGATTTGAGCCCCCACTCTGCCGCCAGGGAGGAGCAAAGGAGGCGCGCGTAGCGAATCCACTGGACTTTCAAGAGGAGCGTGTTGAAGAGCATGTACAGGGCCGAGCTGTGCGGATTGCGGTCTGCTTTGGCTGAGTAGCGCGACACATCTGTGTATGCAGTTCGCACTGAATGAGGCGCCCTATGCagtctctctgtgcatgcgGAACACTgtccgcccccctcccctctctgcccctttcCGTTCACTTCTCGGCATCCGCATTGCTGATTGCCGCGCCGCATCGCTCTGCTCCTTCTTTTGTTGTCTTCTGGCGTTCTGATTCTGGCGGCAAGGCGTGAGGCAGGCgcgaaggcgaagaaacGGAGAGGCAAAATCAAGCGAAAAAGCAAAATACCAGCAAACAATGAGGACGCGCGCATGCccaggcgtgtgtgtgtgtgtgtgtgcgttagctctccccccttttcctcctgtCACCTGTGCCCTCGTCTTGTGGGTTGCCCCCTTACAACTGCGCTGTATTTCATTTGACGGTCTTGCAAAGGCCAACCATCGccgctttctttctttctctttcctgtgtttttttttttcccttcctctcctgtTGTACACGtcactttctcttctcgctctcgtttttcttcttttcgcaGCGGCCTTGTGTTCTTTCCTTTGTTGTTTCCCGTTTACTTTGCCCAccacgcctccccctcccctttacTCCCtgaaatgaaaaaaaaacaaagaaaaaaattAACCGGATACCCCGTGTGCGCCCAGAACACCCGCCTCCTGCTCACTACCTCGTCCACCCCTTCGTTTGCTCCCTCGTTTTGGTCTCTCATgagcctctctctttttttttgtgggggagaggggggggtgggcgTTTGTCTTCTCCAAAGCAGAAGGCTACAGCTGAAGCGACCAGCGCGAAAACGAGGAAATGGGCGCATAGGCGGAAAGCGACcagccttttttttttaagcATCCAACGCCCACCTGCACGGAGTACCACCACTCAAGAAGAAACCCACTGCGCATAGATGCACATCAAAGTCGAAAGGTAAAGAAGCCAGTAGTAGATATGGATGTTGACTTCCACTTCCCCCATCGCAATCGATACCACCACTCCACTTCTTCTGACCTGCTTGGTGTTTCTTCCGTGGCATGTGCGATGAGGGATAAAAAAGGAACAAGAGAAGGGTCGACGTGGCAGTAATGCCACGTGAATCTTCAAGCACTGGTTGGCGTCGATCTTGTCTGtgcttcgccttctcttcttgtgtgTATCTTTGTGGAGATGAGGCTCTCTTCCGTTGGTAGCGTCTCTCTTGTATATTTTTGCgtcttttgccttttttttcttcccttgcGCACTTCCACTGTTAatcgtcttcctcttctttctttttttctttttctgttttgcttGGGAAATGTTTGTATGGAAGAACGTGGCGCGCTTCTGCGTTTTAAGAATGTCTTGTGCTTGTACGAGTGGCACAGAGCCGCATGCTTGTGCGTATGTACAAGATGTGtcacggaaaaaaaaggaaaccGATCCTTTTCATGCATGCAGTGTGTTTGCGTTTCACTTGCGGGCCCATAATATTCTCACTAAAAAAATCTTCTCCATGGGTATTTActccttcttccttctttctctctctctgtgtgtgcttctgtTGTCACTTCTCATCTCGACTTCACCGCTGAGGGAAATACAGCATCATTACCATCACCCACCatcttctcttgtttttattcccccccctccccccatcccctttcgcttgctgtttttttttccttttcttcgtttgGGACGTGCACGGTAGGCTGTCtcggcggtgaggctgctgctgctgctgctgctcatgcaTGAGTGCCCTTCTACCTCTTGGTCTGCTTTCGCTCGCTCGTTCTCTGCCTTGGGCGCTTGAGTAATCCGGCAAGGGCCAattggtggtgggggggagcGTGTTGGAGTGAAACACCAAAGGCACAGGAGGCTGCACCTACTCACAGACATATGAATCGATGGACACCAGAACTTCTCACCGTAGACATGTCGAGCATGACGCTCGTGCGCCATCGTTATGCTTCTTTCAGGGACTTTTTAGTTTTTTTTGTATTTTTTCTCGATTTCTCGTGCgaagcaaaaacaaaaaatcGATGAACCTCCCGGGAAGCGCAAAGTGAGGAAAACAGCGGCCACCAAAAACCCTCAAAAGGAGCAACGAGAGAAAATAAAAAGCGAGAAACATTGAGGCACACCGCGTCTTTTTCACTCGCGTACACTCACGTACGAATGAATATTGTCCACCGCTGatgaaaacgaaaaggaaaccACTAACGGGGCCGGGGAGCAAAACAAGAAAACACGcctgcacagacgcacggCGTGAGAGTCGTTGAGGTGCTGTTCAGTATCGTGAAGGGGAAATAAGCAAAGCAACATACACGAAcataagaaaaaaaacagcgtGGACAACTGCAGAGGTGTGcacgctcccccccccccccacccacacactaATGTAGGACAAATAAAAAAGTCCTTCGATGTCTTCAGGGAAAGTGCAGTAGGTAACTAAAATGAGTCTTGATTCTTATGCGAGTGTTTACAAAAGAGCTCTCACGCACCGACAGAG
This portion of the Leishmania panamensis strain MHOM/PA/94/PSC-1 chromosome 11 sequence genome encodes:
- a CDS encoding membrane transporter, putative (TriTrypDB/GeneDB-style sysID: LpmP.11.0680), with the protein product MQTNEKVEIIRLATGPQEPINEYRRFAILVLGSFGCIVCSFSYAWNLISGTMQQRYDLTQRDLSTVVTVGLVVQYCVLPYAFLYDYLGPLPISILSTVYFALGTLLLALCFMDKVEGSVVRLCVFNAMMATGCALLDLTSCITVLSHFPTNRGPVTALLKTFTGLGSAIVACLYTGYFDSNAEKHFFFLFSMGIVVGILCIAFIRLPPYHLTQYEERSLPDEVKERRLATKAQYLRQEAPLRRFVLGFIILVVLIIFVPTQSALVSYLKLGKAPKVAFAIVTTVLTLLYLLVAAPLPFLNSSHIPIFNRAYSKRDARGDADSRDSTEPLGLEEAQIRKYHAPGEGQQRGNNAKGLPYDAAAVAETLDDERGAVASAELETEIDYLAPQYQGSFIHNLTTLEIWALWWTMFTVVGAEFVIIFNARFILVALQSAPVSESLSTMLTVLNGVGSAVGRLMMSFFEVWSQKRKAEDRVPITIALFFPTSSIIISIMLFLVLPAAALPLPYIVAALGNGFLAGVAILVTRTIFAKDPAKHYHFCFTASMLASLVFNRFLYGEWYTVQADKQARADKMCYGKKCVMMPMLVLLGLACSAFITDVVLHLRYRSYCQKALSERARLREEAEASRKVEEFENAADDDLSPHSAAREEQRRRA